The Prinia subflava isolate CZ2003 ecotype Zambia chromosome 7, Cam_Psub_1.2, whole genome shotgun sequence genome includes the window CAAATACCTTTTCAAATATAGTTTAGGGAGCATTAACATGGCTCTTAATAATGCAACAATAAAGACTTTAGCACCCTTCTACTCAGAGGTTTCTGCTGAACTTGTACTTTAGACTGGTTACACAGAGACTGCTGAGATAAACAGCATGGGCCCTTGCAAAACAAGCTCTAACAGTTCACAATTGTTATGATTTACTGCTATGAGAATACATAAATCAAAAAGGGACCataatttcttccttgttttaGGGGCAGTTGGGTTGCAGTAGCTTAGTGAGAACTATTCCAAACAGTGACAAAATCATGAGCCTTAAGCACACGGAAAAATCCCAAGTCATGGATGAACAACAGTTTTAGACAAATAGCTATTTCTCCTCACCCGAAATTTAGAAGACCAAAAATTCTACCTTTCATTCTTgctctccatctctctccatCTAATTTTATCCAGTTACTTCTTTCTGCATCCAGCACAATCCTCTCCCTAAGAATGGATCAAAGAGGCCAATCCCTTTGTTTATCCGTTGTGTATTCAGTGTTGCATGTATAGGAAGCTTTCTAAACAACCTTCCCTGCACTGCATGGCAGAACTGCACATACAGCAGCCCTgaacagcaggcagggagggaccaGAAAGGAAGGAATGAGACCAAGGAGTCTCCAGACTGGGCACAAATGTGGTCCCTCAGCACCATCAAACAGCACACACGCAACATAACAGGTTTAGCAGTTGTTTTACCGGATATCAAATGCCTTGACGTAGGGATTAACGCTGGCAACTCGGATGGTGAGGAACTGCACAGGCACGTTGGAGTCTGGGGTGAGTTCGTGCTGCCTGGAGTCTGTCACCGTCAAGTGaatgtcctgctgctgggcaaCATGTAAACAGTAGGTGGTGACTTTAATCACCCACGTGTCCGTAACAATCACCCTCGCTCCCGGCGCTCCGGTGGCGAATTTGTCGATTCTCCTAAATTCTGTGTTGATGGAAGAAGCTACTGCCCTCCAACCTGACTGCGGGAGAGCGTGAACAGCGAGCGTCCGGGCCAGCGGGTGATTGTTCCAACCTTTCCGTGACCAGTAATATGCCAGGGCGCTGGTGATTGCTGGCAGGAGAACGGCCAAGAAGAAGAAAGTTTTCCACTCTTTTGAAGCCAGGTAGAAAaaacaaagatgtttttcaGGTGCAGCAAAGCACATACCAAGGTAATAACCTGCAAGGAAAAAGAACTTACTTTCAGAAAACAATTAAGTACCTGCAAAACCAGATACCCCTGAATCATACGGTTATCTAACCCATGAGCTCACCTCCAAGAGAGGTACTGTACTTCTGGATGACTTCAAATTCAAGCCTCTTGTCTTAAGCAAGTTGAAGTAAATTCTTAGGCATCGCTGATTTTTACCAGAATTATACACCCAAAGGAAAGTGATCTGAATTTGGTTGTTGAATAAAATTACCTGCGAGATGCCACTTAGTTTTAGGAGAATTGTACGGCTAAAGGAAGGCGATCTGCATTCCTTGGTTAAATCACAGAAGATGatgagctggaagggactcacaaggatcatcaagtctaaCATTTAGCTCTGCACAGGgcaccccaagagtcacaccatatGTGtgacagcattgtccaaacactctCTGAACTCCATcgggcttggtgctgtgaccactgccctggggagcctgttccagtacccaaccaccctctggggggaagaacctttttctaatgtccaacctaaaaCTCCCCCTGACACAAGTTCAGGCCATTTCCTTGTgacctgtcactgtcaccacagagatcagtgtctgtccctccccttcccctcatgaggaatTTGTAACTGCactgaggtctcccctcagtctcctccaggctgaacaggccaagtgccctcagcctctcctcacacgGCTtctcctcaaggcccttcatcatctttgttgctcttctctggaaactctaatattttaatgtcatttttataCTGTGGCACCCAAAGCTCCCCCAGGGCTCGAGGTGAGgcctccccagcccagagcagagcaggacaatccctcccttgcccggctggccatgctgtgcccgatgtccccaggacagggatgtccctcctggctgccagggcactgctggctcatgttcagctgtcCCCagaccaggacccccaggcaggtccctttccctggcactgctctccagcccctcattccccagtctgtcctTAAACTGCAATTCCTTTGTGAGTGCGTGTGCCGCGGTGCACCCGCTGGTTACAAAGCTCTTGGTGCTCATTCCAAGCAGCCGGAGCGCTACTcacccaggggcagcagggagtgcGCCAGCAGCGTGCCGGTGCTGCGCCGCAGGTGGTACTGCACGAAGGCCGCGTCCTCGCTGCCCAGCCAGGCGGACAGCAGGCTCTGCACCGTCAGCCCCGCCGAGCGCACCTCGTCGGGCGGGAACACGAAGCACACGGCGAACACCAGGTAGGCCAGAGTGAAGGTCACCGCGGGGCTCTCCATGCTGCGCCCCGTGGGGCGCCGGGGTCCCCGGGAGCGGTAGTTCCCGCCGCAGCCCCGGATGCTCCAGCGGGGAGCGGTTCTTCCCGCCGCTCCCGCGGTAGctccccccgcagccccggaTGCTCCAGCGGCAGTTCCCGCCGCACCCCCGGATGCTCCAGCGGTAGTTCCCCCCTCAGCCCCGGATGCTCCAGTGGTATTTCCCCGCTCAGCCCCGGATACTCCAGCGGTATTTCCCCGCTCAGCCCCGGATACTCCAGCGGTATTTCCCCGCTCAGCCCCGGATACTCCAGCGGTAGTTCCCGCCGCACCCCCGGATGCGCGGCGCGGGCGCTGCCGGGCTGGCGGGGCCGCCGGGGCGGGACCCGCCTCCCCTCGCACTGACGGTCCCCGCCCCTCCAtccatctcctccctcccctcctccgCCCATCCGCGCCTGCCCGGCCGCCAGTCCCGAGCCACGTCCCCGTTCCAGCCGGAGCCGGTCCCCTCCCGCaccccgcgcccgcccggcccggcccgggcgcGCAGCCCCTGCCCGTGGCCTCAGGCTTTGTCCGCGCTCGAGGTCGTGCTCCACAGGCCTGGCAGAAGGAACCGATTCCAGTTCTTTATGATCGTCAGAGAGCTCTGTTGGATGAGGGCAGCGTCTTTCTGAAGCAGGGAAATGGCCTGTCTTATTTAAGCGTCGGAAAAATCTTTGTTTCTCCTTgtgtattttatgttttctaatattttctgaTAAGACAGGGATGTAGGATCTTAAAATGCCTTAAAGGGAGGCATGTTTCAGGGTATCTTCGTACACCCccaaacacagtaaaaaaacaCCTGACCGGAATATCTTGTTACTATTGAAGCACAAATAATAGCTAATAGCCCCAATTGCTGTTTCTTACGGAATGTAGGAGACCCCCTGCGTGCACCCTGTTAAAACCACAAATGTCcatattttaaagaaaggagATACTATATAACTGGAAAAGCACggcagggaaagcagcatgTGATGttacctgctgctgctgatgggaaACCAAGTCGATAGTAAATGCCACCTATGGAGTGTGACATCCTAACGCTGGCAGATGGCTGATGTGGGGCATTCATGGTGGTTTAATGACTTTTGAGGATGGTTACATCAGTAAAATGATGCCTGGATTCTGTGCATCTTACTTCATTCTAAAAGACATCCTTGTTAACAAGTTTATTGTTTTAACAATTACTTCATTGTTGCTGTCTAGTGACTCAACAGTAAGGACGGTTTTAATGTGCTAAATGGACTGTGAAattcagcaataaaaaaacGGGTTGTGAGGCAggaagttttctttctgtgatttcatgCAAAATCATGTTGAAGCAGAACAGCTGAGcctgtagaatcacagaaacgtttgggttggaaggaaccttaaagctcatctcattccaaccccccgtcatgggcagggacaccttccactagcaCAGGTCGCTCAgagccccacccagcctggccctgaacgCTGCCGGGGATGGGGCAGTCCCCGCTGGCGGGGCGGTtcttggggacacggggacatttATGCAGTCCCCGCAGTTTGTCCCGGGCGGAGCCGCGCCTGCATTGCTCGCTCAGCCCCGCGCGGGGGCGCGCTCCGGGCGGGGGCGCGCAACGGTCACTCGCGGCGCTGTCCCCGCCCCCCTCCCGCAGAGCGCTCTTCTGATTGGCGGATGCTCACCGAACGCCGCTCCCTCATTGGCCGGCCGGGGCTTCCGTTGGGTTTGAATTCGTGTGGCGGCGGCGGAGGGGTTGCGGCCGGTGGTGGGTGCAGCGT containing:
- the TMEM129 gene encoding E3 ubiquitin-protein ligase TM129 encodes the protein MESPAVTFTLAYLVFAVCFVFPPDEVRSAGLTVQSLLSAWLGSEDAAFVQYHLRRSTGTLLAHSLLPLGYYLGMCFAAPEKHLCFFYLASKEWKTFFFLAVLLPAITSALAYYWSRKGWNNHPLARTLAVHALPQSGWRAVASSINTEFRRIDKFATGAPGARVIVTDTWVIKVTTYCLHVAQQQDIHLTVTDSRQHELTPDSNVPVQFLTIRVASVNPYVKAFDIRLNSTEYGELREKLRAPISNAANVVIHQSLSDLFLETFTSLVEINQTYHVPSTQELEPCIGCMQTIANIKLIKNCQEPNEGECQQCYCRPMWCLTCMGKWFASRQDQQHPETWLSSQVPCPTCRAKFCILDVCLIR